In one window of Canis aureus isolate CA01 chromosome 25, VMU_Caureus_v.1.0, whole genome shotgun sequence DNA:
- the SSPN gene encoding sarcospan isoform X3, with product MLCVSYQVDERTCIQFAMKLLYFLLSAVGLTVCVLAVAFAAHHYSQLTQLTCGTALDACHCKLPSMEPLSRTFVYRDVTDCTSITGTFKLFLLIQMILNLVCGLVCLLACFVMWKHRYQVFYVGVRMCSLTASEGQQQKV from the exons ATGCTTTGTGTCTCATATCAAGTTGACGAACGGACGTGTATCCAGTTTGCTATGAAA CTGTTGTACTTCCTGCTGAGTGCCGTGGGCCTGACGGTCTGCGTGCTGGCTGTGGCCTTTGCTGCCCATCACTACTCACAGCTCACACAGCTCACCTGCGGAACGGCCCTCGATGCCTGCCACTGCAAGCTGCCCTCCATGGAGCCACTCAGCAGGACCTTTGTGTACAGAGATGTGACTGATTGTACCAGCATCACTGGCACTTTCAAACTCTTCTTGCTCATCCAGATGATTCTTAACTTGGTCTGCGGCCTTGTGTGTTTGTTGGCGTGCTTTGTGATGTGGAAACACAGGTACCAGGTCTTTTACGTGGGTGTCAGAATGTGCTCCCTAACAGCTTCCGAAGGCCAACAGCAAAAGGTCTAA